A single region of the Maniola jurtina chromosome 6, ilManJurt1.1, whole genome shotgun sequence genome encodes:
- the LOC123866478 gene encoding neprilysin-4-like isoform X1, with product MKYKVKDIDSESQRSAHPPDTASGLEEKLERTVRCSSVLIAALGLSLVALGVYTTVLVLTEYRSPRPCLSEVCVGTASRVLAALNKSVEPCDDFYEFACGGWIEKNPVPEWATSWDQLAILRERLVFDLRELLEDKSDAGLPKSVLKAKALYRTCIDVDKLEKDGIKPIEEVLVSLGLPARPPSAPSANFSWEDVAGRSRRLLGLNVLISVQVAEDVRNTSRNRVVVEQVTPGFSDRYLRQPDQFAHELGQYHKYIRAVIEIADNDTDAESFADDIIKFSTDLALIMTPVEVRRSGTHLFHEVSVSQLVQGSSGGPAQWNQHKWQKYIDLVFADTNVTLDQNLDRVIVMDLPYLHKLATLLTDTKPVIIEKFLWWSVFSTLAPMTLRAFRDLGFEFSKAVFGLQQRTPRWKSCTSNVNANFGVAMSYLYVKRHFDYTSRQKAIEMIEDVREAFAAATKDLPWMDASTRATTLKKLRAIRTFVGFPSWLLTHEDLDKHYRHVEVIEGDLFGSYLKLTQATVKKSLESLREKPDRDRWVATATTVNAFYSATLNSVTFPAGILQPPFYGNGIEAINYGSIGAIMGHEVTHGFDDQGRRYDEQGNLAQWWTAGTLEHYHARVKCIVDQYNQYRLPQLPNYTVHGFNTQGENIADNGGLRAALSAYDLYARRHPTARRTVLPGLPDYTPNQLFFLGFAQIWCGNSTTGALKSKMVEGVHSPNKIRVIGTLSNSKEFAEAWQCPVGSAMNPEHKCVLW from the exons aGAGCGCACCGTCCGCTGTTCATCTGTGCTGATCGCGGCGCTAGGGCTGTCCCTCGTCGCGCTCGGCGTGTACACCACGGTGCTGGTGCTCACCGAGTACCGCAGCCCGCGACCCTGCCTCAGCGAGGTCTGCGTTGGCACCG CCTCGCGAGTTCTCGCCGCATTGAACAAGAGCGTCGAGCCCTGCGATGACTTCTACGAGTTCGCCTGCGGTGGCTGGATCGAGAAGAACCCGGTGCCCGAGTGGGCGACGTCGTGGGACCAGCTGGCGATACTGCGCGAGCGGCTGGTGTTCGACTTGAGGGAGCTGCTCGAAGACAAGAGCGACGCTGGCCTGCCAAAGAGTGTGCTGAAAGCTAAGGCGTTGTATCGCACTTGCATCGACGTGG ATAAGCTAGAAAAAGATGGCATCAAACCCATCGAGGAGGTCCTCGTGTCGCTCGGGCTGCCGGCGCGCCCGCCCTCCGCGCCCAGCGCCAACTTCAGCTGGGAGGACGTCGCGGGCAGGAGCCGCCGCCTGCTGGGCCTCAACGTGCTTATCAGCGTGCAGGTCGCCGAGGACGTGCGGAACACCAGCAGGAACCGCGTTGTG GTAGAGCAAGTGACGCCAGGGTTCAGCGACCGCTACCTGCGCCAGCCGGACCAGTTCGCGCACGAGCTGGGGCAGTACCACAAGTACATCCGCGCCGTCATCGAGATCGCTGACAACGACACCGACGCGGAGAGCTTCGCCGACGACATCATCAAGTTCAGCACCGACTTGGCTCTG atAATGACCCCAGTGGAAGTGCGTCGTAGTGGCACGCATCTGTTCCACGAAGTCAGCGTTTCGCAACTCGTACAGGGCTCTAGTGGTGGACCCGCCCAGTGGAATCAG CACAAATGGCAGAAATACATCGACCTCGTGTTCGCGGACACGAACGTGACACTGGACCAGAACCTCGACCGGGTGATTGTGATGGACCTGCCCTATCTGCATAAGCTGGCTACTTTGTTGACCGACACCAAACCTGTCATCATTG AGAAGTTCCTGTGGTGGAGCGTGTTCTCCACGCTGGCCCCGATGACCCTGAGAGCGTTCCGCGACCTGGGCTTCGAGTTCTCCAAGGCCGTATTCGGGCTCCAGCAGCGGACGCCGCGCTGGAAGAGCTGCACCTCCAACGTCAACGCCAACTTCGGCGTGGCCATGAGCTACCTGTATGTGAAGAGACACTTCGACTACACTTCCAGGCAAAAG GCAATCGAGATGATAGAAGACGTGCGTGAAGCGTTCGCCGCGGCTACCAAAGACTTACCCTGGATGGATGCCAGTACCCGCGCTACTACCTTAAAGAAGCTACGCGCCATCCGCACCTTCGTGGGCTTCCCGTCGTGGCTGCTCACCCACGAGGACCTGGACAAGCACTACCGGCAT GTGGAAGTGATAGAAGGCGACTTGTTTGGATCCTACCTGAAGCTGACGCAGGCAACCGTTAAGAAGTCCCTGGAGTCTCTTCGCGAAAAACCAGACAGGGATAG ATGGGTCGCCACCGCTACCACTGTGAATGCGTTTTACTCAGCGACACTCAATTCAGTCA cgTTCCCAGCTGGAATTTTGCAACCACCGTTTTATGGAAATGGAATTGA AGCTATCAACTACGGATCGATCGGAGCTATCATGGGACACGAGGTCACTCACGGATTTGATGATCAAG GTCGTCGCTATGACGAGCAAGGCAACTTGGCCCAGTGGTGGACAGCGGGCACCCTGGAGCATTATCACGCGCGGGTCAAGTGTATCGTGGACCAGTACAACCAATACAGATTGCCTCAGCTGCCGAATTACACT GTGCACGGCTTCAACACTCAGGGCGAGAACATAGCAGACAACGGCGGGCTACGCGCGGCGCTCAGCGCATACGATCTGTACGCGCGCCGACACCCCACTGCACGAAGAACCGTACTGCCGGGACTTCCTGACTATACTCCTAACCAGCTCTTCTTTTTGGGCTTCGCACag ATATGGTGTGGAAACTCAACGACCGGCGCACTTAAATCCAAAATGGTAGAAGGCGTTCACAGCCCAAACAAGATTCGAGTGATCGGTACTCTTAGTAATTCGAAAGAGTTCGCCGAAGCCTGGCAGTGTCCCGTGGGGTCAGCAATGAACCCTGAACATAAGTGTGTGCTGTGGTAG
- the LOC123866478 gene encoding neprilysin-4-like isoform X2 — translation MEPAFKLVAVGLLAVSVLSSPLPEGGKVPCGSELCAETASRVLAALNKSVEPCDDFYEFACGGWIEKNPVPEWATSWDQLAILRERLVFDLRELLEDKSDAGLPKSVLKAKALYRTCIDVDKLEKDGIKPIEEVLVSLGLPARPPSAPSANFSWEDVAGRSRRLLGLNVLISVQVAEDVRNTSRNRVVVEQVTPGFSDRYLRQPDQFAHELGQYHKYIRAVIEIADNDTDAESFADDIIKFSTDLALIMTPVEVRRSGTHLFHEVSVSQLVQGSSGGPAQWNQHKWQKYIDLVFADTNVTLDQNLDRVIVMDLPYLHKLATLLTDTKPVIIEKFLWWSVFSTLAPMTLRAFRDLGFEFSKAVFGLQQRTPRWKSCTSNVNANFGVAMSYLYVKRHFDYTSRQKAIEMIEDVREAFAAATKDLPWMDASTRATTLKKLRAIRTFVGFPSWLLTHEDLDKHYRHVEVIEGDLFGSYLKLTQATVKKSLESLREKPDRDRWVATATTVNAFYSATLNSVTFPAGILQPPFYGNGIEAINYGSIGAIMGHEVTHGFDDQGRRYDEQGNLAQWWTAGTLEHYHARVKCIVDQYNQYRLPQLPNYTVHGFNTQGENIADNGGLRAALSAYDLYARRHPTARRTVLPGLPDYTPNQLFFLGFAQIWCGNSTTGALKSKMVEGVHSPNKIRVIGTLSNSKEFAEAWQCPVGSAMNPEHKCVLW, via the exons ATGGAGCCAGCCTTCAAATTAGTGGCTGTTGGCCTTTTAGCTGTTAGTGTGTTGTCCTCCCCCTTGCCAGAAGGGGGGAAGGTGCCGTGCGGCAGCGAACTGTGTGCTGAAACCG CCTCGCGAGTTCTCGCCGCATTGAACAAGAGCGTCGAGCCCTGCGATGACTTCTACGAGTTCGCCTGCGGTGGCTGGATCGAGAAGAACCCGGTGCCCGAGTGGGCGACGTCGTGGGACCAGCTGGCGATACTGCGCGAGCGGCTGGTGTTCGACTTGAGGGAGCTGCTCGAAGACAAGAGCGACGCTGGCCTGCCAAAGAGTGTGCTGAAAGCTAAGGCGTTGTATCGCACTTGCATCGACGTGG ATAAGCTAGAAAAAGATGGCATCAAACCCATCGAGGAGGTCCTCGTGTCGCTCGGGCTGCCGGCGCGCCCGCCCTCCGCGCCCAGCGCCAACTTCAGCTGGGAGGACGTCGCGGGCAGGAGCCGCCGCCTGCTGGGCCTCAACGTGCTTATCAGCGTGCAGGTCGCCGAGGACGTGCGGAACACCAGCAGGAACCGCGTTGTG GTAGAGCAAGTGACGCCAGGGTTCAGCGACCGCTACCTGCGCCAGCCGGACCAGTTCGCGCACGAGCTGGGGCAGTACCACAAGTACATCCGCGCCGTCATCGAGATCGCTGACAACGACACCGACGCGGAGAGCTTCGCCGACGACATCATCAAGTTCAGCACCGACTTGGCTCTG atAATGACCCCAGTGGAAGTGCGTCGTAGTGGCACGCATCTGTTCCACGAAGTCAGCGTTTCGCAACTCGTACAGGGCTCTAGTGGTGGACCCGCCCAGTGGAATCAG CACAAATGGCAGAAATACATCGACCTCGTGTTCGCGGACACGAACGTGACACTGGACCAGAACCTCGACCGGGTGATTGTGATGGACCTGCCCTATCTGCATAAGCTGGCTACTTTGTTGACCGACACCAAACCTGTCATCATTG AGAAGTTCCTGTGGTGGAGCGTGTTCTCCACGCTGGCCCCGATGACCCTGAGAGCGTTCCGCGACCTGGGCTTCGAGTTCTCCAAGGCCGTATTCGGGCTCCAGCAGCGGACGCCGCGCTGGAAGAGCTGCACCTCCAACGTCAACGCCAACTTCGGCGTGGCCATGAGCTACCTGTATGTGAAGAGACACTTCGACTACACTTCCAGGCAAAAG GCAATCGAGATGATAGAAGACGTGCGTGAAGCGTTCGCCGCGGCTACCAAAGACTTACCCTGGATGGATGCCAGTACCCGCGCTACTACCTTAAAGAAGCTACGCGCCATCCGCACCTTCGTGGGCTTCCCGTCGTGGCTGCTCACCCACGAGGACCTGGACAAGCACTACCGGCAT GTGGAAGTGATAGAAGGCGACTTGTTTGGATCCTACCTGAAGCTGACGCAGGCAACCGTTAAGAAGTCCCTGGAGTCTCTTCGCGAAAAACCAGACAGGGATAG ATGGGTCGCCACCGCTACCACTGTGAATGCGTTTTACTCAGCGACACTCAATTCAGTCA cgTTCCCAGCTGGAATTTTGCAACCACCGTTTTATGGAAATGGAATTGA AGCTATCAACTACGGATCGATCGGAGCTATCATGGGACACGAGGTCACTCACGGATTTGATGATCAAG GTCGTCGCTATGACGAGCAAGGCAACTTGGCCCAGTGGTGGACAGCGGGCACCCTGGAGCATTATCACGCGCGGGTCAAGTGTATCGTGGACCAGTACAACCAATACAGATTGCCTCAGCTGCCGAATTACACT GTGCACGGCTTCAACACTCAGGGCGAGAACATAGCAGACAACGGCGGGCTACGCGCGGCGCTCAGCGCATACGATCTGTACGCGCGCCGACACCCCACTGCACGAAGAACCGTACTGCCGGGACTTCCTGACTATACTCCTAACCAGCTCTTCTTTTTGGGCTTCGCACag ATATGGTGTGGAAACTCAACGACCGGCGCACTTAAATCCAAAATGGTAGAAGGCGTTCACAGCCCAAACAAGATTCGAGTGATCGGTACTCTTAGTAATTCGAAAGAGTTCGCCGAAGCCTGGCAGTGTCCCGTGGGGTCAGCAATGAACCCTGAACATAAGTGTGTGCTGTGGTAG